The following proteins come from a genomic window of Novosphingobium aromaticivorans DSM 12444:
- a CDS encoding strawberry notch family protein has protein sequence MSLPPVSASVLPRAAHAKPPAAADCEASRLITAATALLPLLARGERITTQRLRRVMEEALGGSDAEGRWSWKLAYEACEAAQVLFLRRYGAALLRRPGGAQALLAAIQRLADLLPTQTRRSEDGQAFQQFSTPLPLGLVAAVATRITPGDMLLEPSAGTGMLAILAEIMGARLHLNELADGRADLLSGLFPTLPVTRHDAAQIDDYLEPGLSPSLVLMNPPFSAAVHVKGQVRDAALRHMRSALARLAPGGRLVAITGANCSPHDPAWQGAFAELQHAGTLVFTAAIAGKVFAPHGTAITTRLTVIDKQPAADPHAFPEPRGMAPDVASLLDWILADLPPRPDCTPSVPVPIVGRQDGRATGMQPGRPAVVADPLKGGVPSLEGIELEYETLDSTPADAVQLGEAIYEPYALQSLRIPGAVPHPTPLVQSAAMASVAPPQPSYRPHVPARLVADGLLSDAQLESVIYAGEAHAGFLSGAWTMDATFDVLSAASEEQEGAVRFRRGWFLGDGTGAGKGRQVAGIILDNWLKGRRRALWISVSDRLLEDAQRDWAALGQERLQVTPLSRFRQGSPIRLAEGILFTTYATLRSQEREGKASRLAQIVEWLGSDFDGVIVFDEAHAMANAAGGKGSRGEQTPSQQGRAGLRLQHALPSARVVYVSATGATTVQNLAYAQRLGLWSGEDFPFATRGEFVAAIENGGVAAMEVLARDLKALGLYASRSLSFDGVEYDMLEHALTGEQVRIYDAYAAAFQVIHNHLDAALAAANVTAATGTLNAQARSVARSAFESAKQRFFNHLITAMQCPSFIAAIEQDLDAGHAAVVQIVSTGEALMERRLADIPTEEWNDVRVDITPREYVLSYLEHSFPVQLFEPYSDEEGNLSSRPVWKDGQPVLCREAVARRQQMIEHLAALPPVPAALDQILHHFGTDVVAEVTGRARRIVARRDGSGQVRFAVETRPASANLAETQAFMDDAKRILVFSDAGGTGRSYHADLGVRNRRLRVHYLLEAGWKADNAIQGFGRTNRTNQAQPPRFRPVTTDVKAQKRFISTIARRLDSLGAITRGQRQTGGQNMFRPEDNLESHYARDALRQLYALIAAGKVEGCSLQQFEQATGLSIIDAEGGGLRDELPPITTFLNRMLALTIALQDILFTAFEDLLTRRIEGAMASGTYEIGLETLRAESFALTSRRTIYTHPGTGAVTDLLTIARKDRTRIVTLDEALELAGRSQGRLLCNQRSGRAAVEMPARSMMRDDGSVEAHIRLVRPGEASTVPVDAMAASHWEPADETAFRAAWTAELATIPEFETSTLHMVSGLLLPIWKQLPDESTRVYRFQTDDGQRFVGRKVSPAWVASIIEEDAPALAPDVAFAMLMSGQATLQLREGQTLQQVRAMGTPRIELTGFSDLALDRLKAIGLISEIVSWKLRLFVPTGSEGPAILARLLERYPLERILPRRESARVA, from the coding sequence GCCTCGGTCTTACCGCGCGCCGCTCATGCCAAGCCGCCCGCCGCCGCAGACTGCGAGGCCAGTCGCCTGATCACGGCGGCCACCGCGCTCCTTCCCCTGCTCGCACGGGGCGAGCGCATCACTACCCAGCGGCTGCGCCGGGTCATGGAGGAAGCCTTGGGCGGCAGTGATGCCGAGGGGCGCTGGAGCTGGAAGCTTGCCTATGAAGCCTGCGAAGCGGCCCAGGTCCTGTTCCTGCGCCGCTATGGCGCGGCCCTGCTGAGGCGGCCGGGCGGAGCACAGGCATTGCTCGCCGCCATCCAACGCTTGGCCGACCTGCTTCCGACCCAGACGCGGCGATCGGAAGACGGACAGGCCTTTCAGCAGTTCTCCACGCCCCTGCCACTGGGGCTGGTTGCTGCCGTCGCAACCCGGATCACGCCCGGTGACATGTTGCTCGAACCATCGGCAGGAACCGGCATGCTGGCGATCCTCGCCGAGATCATGGGCGCCCGCTTGCACCTCAACGAGCTCGCCGATGGCCGGGCTGACCTGTTGTCCGGACTGTTTCCGACCCTGCCGGTCACGCGCCACGACGCGGCTCAGATCGACGATTATCTGGAGCCCGGCCTGTCACCGAGCCTCGTGCTGATGAACCCGCCGTTCTCGGCTGCGGTCCACGTCAAGGGCCAGGTCCGCGATGCAGCCTTGCGCCACATGCGCTCGGCGCTGGCCCGGCTTGCCCCCGGCGGGCGGCTTGTCGCCATCACCGGCGCGAACTGCTCGCCCCATGATCCTGCCTGGCAGGGCGCCTTTGCAGAACTCCAGCACGCAGGCACTCTCGTCTTTACCGCCGCGATTGCCGGCAAGGTGTTCGCGCCCCACGGCACCGCGATTACCACGCGCCTGACCGTGATCGACAAACAGCCGGCCGCCGATCCGCATGCTTTCCCTGAGCCGCGCGGGATGGCCCCGGACGTTGCCAGCCTGCTCGACTGGATCCTCGCCGACCTGCCGCCCCGGCCGGACTGCACGCCGTCTGTCCCCGTCCCGATCGTCGGGCGCCAGGATGGACGCGCTACCGGGATGCAGCCTGGCCGTCCTGCCGTGGTCGCGGATCCGCTGAAGGGCGGCGTCCCGTCGCTCGAAGGGATCGAGCTCGAGTATGAGACGCTCGACAGCACCCCGGCAGACGCCGTCCAGCTGGGCGAGGCAATCTACGAGCCCTACGCGCTCCAGTCGCTTCGCATCCCGGGCGCAGTTCCCCATCCGACCCCGCTGGTCCAGTCGGCGGCCATGGCCTCGGTCGCGCCGCCGCAGCCCAGCTATCGTCCGCATGTCCCGGCACGACTGGTCGCCGATGGCCTGCTGTCTGACGCCCAGCTCGAATCGGTGATCTACGCCGGGGAAGCCCATGCCGGGTTTCTGTCCGGAGCCTGGACGATGGATGCGACCTTCGACGTCCTCTCAGCTGCGAGCGAGGAGCAGGAGGGCGCCGTCCGATTCCGGCGGGGCTGGTTCCTGGGCGATGGCACCGGTGCGGGCAAAGGCCGCCAGGTCGCCGGGATCATCCTCGACAATTGGCTCAAGGGTCGCCGCCGCGCGTTATGGATTTCGGTGTCGGACCGATTGCTGGAAGACGCGCAGCGCGACTGGGCGGCCCTGGGCCAGGAGCGCCTGCAGGTCACGCCGCTGTCGCGTTTCCGGCAGGGTAGCCCGATCCGCCTTGCCGAAGGCATCCTGTTTACGACCTATGCGACCCTCCGTTCGCAGGAACGCGAAGGCAAGGCCTCCCGCCTGGCGCAGATTGTCGAATGGCTCGGCAGCGATTTTGACGGGGTCATCGTGTTCGACGAAGCCCATGCCATGGCCAATGCCGCCGGCGGCAAGGGCAGTCGGGGCGAACAGACGCCCTCCCAGCAGGGCCGGGCGGGCCTGCGCCTCCAGCATGCCTTGCCCTCGGCGCGGGTGGTCTATGTCTCGGCGACCGGGGCGACCACGGTCCAGAACCTGGCCTATGCCCAGCGGCTCGGACTGTGGAGCGGTGAAGACTTCCCGTTCGCGACGCGCGGCGAATTCGTGGCGGCGATCGAGAATGGCGGGGTCGCGGCGATGGAAGTGCTGGCCCGCGATCTCAAGGCGCTCGGGCTCTATGCCTCGCGCTCGCTGTCGTTCGACGGAGTCGAGTATGACATGCTCGAACACGCGCTGACGGGCGAGCAGGTGCGTATATACGATGCCTATGCCGCTGCCTTCCAGGTCATTCACAATCACCTCGATGCAGCCCTTGCCGCCGCCAACGTCACTGCGGCGACCGGCACGCTCAACGCCCAGGCCAGGTCCGTCGCCCGCTCGGCGTTCGAAAGCGCGAAGCAGCGCTTCTTCAACCACCTGATCACCGCAATGCAGTGCCCGAGCTTCATTGCTGCGATCGAGCAGGATCTGGACGCCGGACATGCCGCCGTAGTGCAGATCGTCTCGACCGGGGAAGCCCTGATGGAGCGGCGTCTGGCGGACATTCCAACCGAGGAGTGGAACGACGTCCGCGTCGACATCACGCCTCGCGAATATGTCCTGTCGTACCTCGAGCACAGCTTCCCGGTGCAGCTGTTCGAGCCCTACAGCGATGAGGAAGGCAACCTGTCATCGCGCCCGGTCTGGAAGGACGGGCAGCCGGTTCTCTGCCGCGAGGCGGTCGCACGCCGCCAGCAGATGATCGAGCATCTGGCCGCCTTGCCGCCGGTGCCTGCCGCGCTTGACCAGATCCTCCATCATTTTGGCACGGATGTGGTCGCCGAAGTGACCGGCCGCGCCCGGCGCATTGTCGCGCGCCGCGATGGCAGCGGGCAGGTGCGCTTTGCCGTCGAGACCCGTCCCGCGTCCGCCAACCTCGCCGAGACCCAAGCCTTCATGGACGATGCCAAGCGGATCCTCGTCTTTTCCGACGCCGGGGGCACGGGGCGATCCTATCATGCCGACCTCGGAGTCCGGAACCGCCGGCTGCGGGTCCACTACCTGCTCGAGGCAGGATGGAAGGCCGACAATGCGATTCAGGGCTTCGGGCGGACCAACCGCACCAACCAGGCGCAGCCACCGCGGTTCCGCCCGGTGACGACCGATGTGAAGGCGCAGAAGCGCTTCATCTCGACCATCGCCCGGCGGCTCGACAGCCTGGGCGCCATCACCCGCGGCCAGCGCCAGACGGGCGGGCAGAACATGTTCCGGCCCGAGGATAATCTCGAATCGCACTATGCCCGCGATGCCCTGCGCCAGCTCTATGCCCTCATTGCCGCCGGCAAGGTTGAAGGCTGCAGCCTCCAGCAGTTCGAGCAGGCAACTGGACTTTCCATCATCGATGCCGAAGGCGGCGGGCTGCGTGACGAGCTGCCGCCGATCACGACCTTCCTCAACCGCATGCTGGCCCTGACGATCGCGCTGCAGGACATCCTCTTCACCGCGTTTGAAGACCTGCTTACCCGCCGGATCGAAGGCGCGATGGCCAGCGGCACTTATGAAATCGGCCTCGAGACCCTCCGCGCCGAGAGCTTCGCGCTGACCTCGCGCCGGACAATCTACACCCATCCCGGCACCGGCGCCGTGACCGACCTGCTGACCATCGCCCGCAAGGATCGCACCCGGATAGTCACCTTGGATGAAGCACTTGAGCTTGCCGGACGCAGCCAGGGACGGCTGCTCTGCAACCAGCGCTCGGGCCGTGCGGCGGTCGAGATGCCCGCGCGCAGCATGATGCGCGACGATGGTTCGGTCGAAGCCCACATCCGCCTGGTGCGCCCGGGTGAGGCCAGCACGGTGCCGGTCGATGCCATGGCGGCAAGCCATTGGGAGCCTGCCGACGAAACCGCGTTCAGGGCAGCCTGGACGGCCGAACTGGCGACGATCCCGGAGTTTGAAACCAGCACCCTGCACATGGTCAGCGGCCTGTTGCTGCCGATCTGGAAGCAGCTGCCCGACGAGAGCACCCGGGTATACCGGTTCCAGACCGATGACGGGCAGCGCTTTGTCGGGCGCAAGGTCTCGCCGGCCTGGGTCGCCTCGATCATCGAGGAAGATGCACCGGCACTCGCGCCCGATGTGGCCTTTGCCATGCTGATGTCCGGACAAGCGACGTTGCAATTGCGCGAAGGGCAGACCCTCCAGCAGGTCCGCGCCATGGGCACGCCGCGCATCGAGCTTACCGGTTTCAGCGATCTGGCGCTCGACCGGCTGAAGGCGATCGGGCTCATCTCCGAAATCGTCTCGTGGAAACTGCGCCTGTTCGTGCCGACCGGCAGCGAAGGCCCCGCCATCCTCGCCCGGCTGCTCGAGCGCTATCCTCTCGAGCGCATCCTGCCCCGCCGCGAGAGCGCCAGGGTAGCCTAA
- a CDS encoding DUF7146 domain-containing protein: MNATELSRRLGQQAEAVCRCYLSNGCKEGRYWLVGNVDNAPGRSLYVRLIDGEKGPAGKWTDAATGDHGDLLDIIAHSVRTAGMRETLSEARRFLSLPETPAPAARPRPSGLSGTNSGHRDAALRLWSGSRPIAGTLAQAYLQSRGLEAGAELTALRFHPGCHYRPSRDDPPGTPTRWPALIAAVTDNACGTTGVHRTWLDPSGMDKAPVAHPRKTMGAILGHAVRFGVPTDCMIIGEGIETILSLRACLPTMPLAACTSSAHLAAFLFPAGVNRLYVARDRDKAGEAAFAAIAERCATSGIEVIPLMPILGDFNDDLRQCSREAMVANLARQLGSGDEALLRKA, from the coding sequence ATGAATGCCACCGAATTATCCCGCCGCCTAGGCCAGCAGGCCGAGGCGGTATGCCGCTGCTATCTTTCCAACGGGTGCAAGGAGGGGCGTTACTGGCTGGTCGGCAATGTCGACAACGCACCGGGGCGCAGTCTCTATGTTCGCCTAATCGATGGCGAGAAAGGCCCCGCCGGCAAATGGACTGACGCTGCCACCGGCGACCATGGCGACTTGCTCGACATTATCGCCCATTCGGTTCGAACCGCCGGCATGCGGGAGACCCTGAGCGAGGCCCGTCGCTTTCTCTCCCTGCCGGAAACCCCAGCCCCTGCGGCGCGACCTCGTCCTTCCGGGCTGAGTGGCACCAATTCAGGCCACCGAGACGCGGCCTTGCGGCTTTGGTCGGGCAGCCGTCCGATCGCTGGCACCCTCGCGCAAGCCTACCTCCAGTCCCGGGGCCTTGAAGCAGGCGCCGAACTCACGGCCCTGCGGTTCCACCCCGGCTGTCATTACCGACCGTCCCGTGACGACCCACCGGGCACGCCGACGCGCTGGCCCGCCCTGATTGCTGCGGTCACTGACAATGCGTGCGGCACCACCGGTGTGCATCGCACCTGGCTCGATCCTTCCGGCATGGACAAGGCGCCCGTCGCTCATCCCAGAAAGACCATGGGGGCCATTCTCGGCCATGCCGTCCGCTTCGGCGTGCCGACGGATTGCATGATCATCGGCGAAGGCATCGAGACCATACTTTCCTTGCGCGCATGTCTGCCGACCATGCCGCTCGCGGCCTGTACGTCATCCGCGCACCTGGCCGCCTTCCTGTTTCCGGCAGGCGTGAACCGCCTCTATGTCGCCCGCGATCGCGACAAGGCCGGTGAGGCAGCATTTGCCGCCATCGCCGAGCGCTGCGCCACTTCGGGCATCGAGGTGATCCCGCTCATGCCGATCCTGGGCGATTTCAACGACGACCTGCGGCAATGCTCCCGCGAAGCCATGGTGGCCAACCTTGCCCGGCAGCTCGGCAGCGGGGACGAGGCCTTGCTCCGCAAGGCGTGA